Sequence from the Rhodococcus jostii RHA1 genome:
GGGCGGTGCCGGCGAGGCCATGGCGGGCGGCGGCTTCCCCGGAGGAGGAGCCCCCGGCGGTGGCGGTATGTGGGGCAGCACCGGCATCACGCGGATGTTCGAGTCGGCTCAGGGCGGTCAGATCGCCTGGCTCATCCCGGCCGCACTGATCCTGCTGGTCGCCGGTCTCGCACTGCGCGGCAGGGCGCCTCGCGTCGACACCCAGCGCGCGTCGTTCCTCGTGTGGGGTCTGTGGCTGCTCGTCACCGGACTGACGTTCAGCTTCATGGCGGGCATCTTCCACGCGTACTACACCGTCGCGCTCGCACCGGCCGTGGCCGCGCTGGTGGCGATCGGTTCGGTGACGCTGTGGCGTCGACGGGACACGCTGTGGGTGCGGGCGGTTCTCGCCGCGACATTGCTGGCCACCGCGGCCATGTCCTGGGTTCTGCTCGGACGCAGCGCGTCGTTCGTGCCGTGGCTGAAGTGGGCCGTGGTCGTCGTCGGCGTCGTCGCCGCGGTTGCCGTGCTGGTTCCGGCGCTGACCCGAGGCCGGATCGCGGCCGTCGTCGCGCTGGCCGCACTGTTCACCGGGCTCGCGGGACCGACGGCCTACGCCGTCGACACCATCGCGACGCCGCACACCGGTTCGATCGTCTCGGCCGGACCCAACGTCGAAGGCGCCCGCGGAGGCCCCGGCGGAATGGGTGGCCCCGGCGGCATGGACGGTGCCGGACGCATGGGCGGCCGCACCGACGGTGCCGCGGTGCCTACCGCACCGGGCGGTGCCGTCGCCGGCGCAACGGACGGCGCGGCGGCAGGAGCCCCCGACGGAATGGGCGGTATGGGTGCCATGGGCGGCGGCGCCGCCGGGGGACTGCTCTCCGGTAGCGAGCCGGGCGCGGAACTGGTGTCGTTGCTCGAACAGGATTCCGGCAATTACACCTGGGTGGCAGCGGCCATCGGATCCAACAGTGCGTCCGGCTACCAGCTCGCCACCGAGGACCCGGTCATGCCGATCGGCGGTTTCAACGGCAGCGATCCGTCACCCACGCTGGAGCAGTTCCAGCAGTACGTGGCGGACGGCAAGATCCACTACTTCATCGCCGGCGGCCGAGGCGGCGGAATGGGTGGAGACGGAACGGCATCGGAGATCTCCACCTGGGTGCAGGAGAACTTCACCGCCGTCACCGTCGACGGCGTGACCCTGTACGACCTCACGTCCTGACCGAAACCCCCTGTGAGTACTTGTTAACCGCCCGCGGTTAACAAGTACTCACAGCTGTGTCAGACGTCGAACGAGATCTCGGGCGTGCGGCAGATCAGCAACCTCCGCACGAGGCCCGAATCGTCGAGTTGCGCCGACGTGTTGAACGAGGCCTCGAATTCGCCGTTCCGGGTGGTGCGTCCCAGCGCCAGTTCGACGTCTCCCACACGAGCACCCGCGAGGACCTCGTGGACGAGCACACTCTTCTCGCGTTGCTGCAGGTACTCGACGAGTCCGGCGCGATCCCCGACGAATTCGGCGGCATTCCCTCCGCCGGTGGAGAATTGAACCGACATCCGGAAATCGTCGGTGATCATGTTCAGGACGCGGTCGGGATCGTCCGAATCCATGATCGCGAACCACGCGACCAGCACGGGAGTCGCAGAAGTCGTCTCGTTCAGTTCAGTCGCGCTTCCCATGGGCCAACTCCTTTGTGAGAATGCTGAATTCCGTGTCGAAGGACACCTCGTACGCGTCGACGGCGCCATCGCTGTCGAGGTGCATCGCGGCGAGGAAGTAGCCGGTTGTCTTCACGTCGTTCTCGACGACGGAACCGTAGGCGAACTGGACGTCGCCGGCGCTGCTCGTTCGGAGCAGCACGTGTCGTCGATCGACCGGGGGCCGTCCCCTCAGGTAGTCGAGCATGTCGGCGCGGCTGTACCCCCGGCGGACGGTACCCGGGAGGACTATGGCGAACTCGATCGATTCGTCGAGCAGGGCAACTGCGTCGTCGATCCGGCCGCTGTCGAGGATCGCGTAGTACCGCTCGATCACGAGTGCATCGGTCATGAAATGAACTTAGTTCAACGCAACGCCGCTTGTCGAGACTCCTTGCCGCGACGGCTGCAGCGAAACTAAACTGAACTCACGTCAATTTGAGGAGAGTTCCATGCCGTCGCCCCATTCCCATCCCTGGCCCGAGACCGAACCCCCGGCGATGACGCCTGTCGCCGAGCACGACGATATCCGGGCGGTGGTCCGCCAATTGCTGGATCGGCATTCGACGCTCGAGGCCGGCAGACTCGCCGCCGAGTCGGAAATCGGCTATTCAACCGAGTTGTGGTCGCTTCTCGTCGAGGAGATGAACGTCGCCGCCCTGACGGTGCCGGAGGATCGCGGCGGTCTGGGTTACGGCGTGGTCGAACTCGGGATCGTTCTCGAAGAATGCGGGCGCGCGCTGGTCTGCGAACCCGTACTCACGTCCGCGACACTGGGAGTGCAGGCCCTGCTCGCCGCCGACAGGTGCCCGCAGGTCGACGAACTGTTGGGGCGAGTCGTCCAGGGCGAACTCGTCGCAACCGTGACAGCCCTGAGCGCGGAGACCGATTTCGTCGACGCCACCCGAACCGGAGGTCGCTGGTCGGTGTCCGGCCGCGCGACCAATGTCGTGCAGGGCGGCGCGGCCGATATCGTCGTGTTACTCGGGCGCGGTGACGAGGGACCCGGCCTCTACGCGGTCGATCTGCGGACCGCCCCGGTGCGGCGCACGGAGCTTCCGGTCATCGATCCCAGTCGGCGGCAGGCGAATCTGCTCTTCGACGATGCGGCCGCGGTGCGTCTCGTCGGATCCGGCGACGCACTGCGGGCGGCCGCATCGCTGCGGAGCCTGGGAGTGATCGGGCTGGCGTGCGAACATGTGGGGATTGTCGATCGTTTACTCGAAAGCACAACGGAATACACGATGCAGCGCCATCAGTTCGGGCGAGCGATCGGCTCCTTCCAGGCCGTCAAGCATCGACTGGCCAACACTTTGGTCGAGTTGGAGAAGGCGCGATCGGCGGCGCGATATGCGGCCGCCGTGTTCTCGGAAGACCCGGACTCCGCGGCGCTCCCGGCCGCGGTCGCGGGAGCGATCTGCACCGAGGCCGCGATTGCCACCGCCCTCGAGGCCGTGCAACTGCATGGCGGTGTCGGCTTCACCTGGGAACATGCGGCGCATTCCTACGTTCGCCGCGCGCTCGGCGACGAACCGCTTCTCGGTGATTCGCGGGCACACCGCAGTCGCGTCGCGGATCTCGTCGGGCTCTGAATCGGGGGCGCCTGCCCTCGGCTGAATCGAAACCTCTTGCCCCGCCCTATTGACGGACCATCTCCCACCCAGTAGAACTGAAGTGAATCCAGTTCAGTTTCTCCCCTCGAAAGGACACCGACATGGTGGACACCGACCACATCGTGCTCGAGAAGGACGGCGACGTCGCCCGTGTGTGGCTCAACCGCCCGCACAAGAAGAACGCGGTCACCGTCGAGCTGCTGCATCGCCTCGACGAGATCATCGTGGAGGTCGACAACGACCCCAGCCTCAAGGTGCTCGTCCTGCGTGGACGTGACGGCACCTTCTGCTCGGGCTTCGATCTCGACGAACTGCGGGAGAAGTACGTCGGCTCCACCACCGCGATGGACGTCGCCGTGCTGTCCGCCAGGGTCTGCGACCGCCTGTACTCGATGAACACGCCGTCTGTCGCGGTTCTCGAAGGCTTCGTCACCGCAGGCGGTTTCGAGCTCATGATCTCCTGCGACTTCGCCATCGCCGCCGAGGACGCCCGGATCGGCGACTTCCACATCCGTCGCGCGCTGTTCGGTGGGGCAGGCCCGATCTACCGGCTCCCGCGGATGATCGGAATTCGAAAGACCAAGGAGCTCATGCTGACCGGCAAACTCCTGACCGGCAAGGAGGCGGAGGCCTTCGACCTGATCAACGCGTCGGCGCCGGCCGAGGACCTCGACAAGCTTCTCGCCGAGTTCATCGCCCCGATCGTCGACAAGAGCCCGTTCATGATGAAGCTCACGAAGATGTGCATCGACCGCGGTCTCGACGCGGACATCCAGTCGCTGATGGTGATGGAGCACCTCGCCGTCGGCAACGCGCTGCAGTCCGAGGACGCGCGAGAAGGCGTGAACGCCTTCCTCGAAAAGCGTGACCCGGTCTGGGTCGGTCGCTGATCCGAACGCCGTCGACGAATCCCGAGGAGAGAATGAGGATGGGCGAGACACATACCGCGCCTGCGCTCGGCGCGAGCCGGTGCTCCCACTGCTCGACTGTCGCGTTCCCGGCCACCGGCCTGTGCTCGCAGTGCTCACGACCGGCGATGTCGCCGTTCACGCTCAGCACACGCGGAACGGTCTGGGCGTACACGGTTCAGCGGTTCGCCCCGAAATCCCCGCCGTACGTCCCGCCGCCGAACGGTTTCGCGCCGTTCGCCGTCGGATACGTCGAACTCCCCGAGGGAATCAAGATCGAAGCCGTGCTCGAATGCCACGACTTCGACGAGTTGGACGACGGGGCGCCGGTGACCTTGATCGCCACGGCGCCGGTGCCCCGGTTCGCCACCGACGCCTATCTGAAGGAGACCCGCTGATGTCCACCGTGTCGATCATCGGGGCCGGACTCTCGAAGTTCGGCCGTCAGCCGGGCAAGAGCGGTCGCGAGCTGGCCCTGGACGCAATCGCGTCCGCCTTGGCCGACGCCGGCATCGCGTGGACCGATGTTCAGGTCGCATTCGGTGGCAGCGACGGTTCCGGGCTCGCCGACACCCTGGTCGCCGAACTCGGGCTCACCGGCATACCCTTCACCAACGTCAAGAACGGTTGCGCGACCGGCGGTAGCGCGCTGGTGTCGGCCGTCAACGCGATTCGCGCGGGTGCCGCCGACATCGCGCTCGCCGTCGGCTTCGACAAACATCCGCGCGGCGCCTTCGACCCGGCACCGGAGGATTGGGGCCTGCCCCTCGGCTACGGCGAGGCGGGCCTGATGGTCACCACCCAGTTCTTCGGCATCAAGATCGCGCGGTACATGCGCGAACACGCGATCAGCGCACCGACTCTGGCCGCCGTGGCGGAGAAGGCGTACCGCAACGGCTCGCTGAACCCGAATGCCTGGCGCCGCGAACCGATGTCCGCTGAGGCGATCGCCGCAGCGGACATGGTCAACGACCCGCTCACTCGATACATGTTCTGTTCTCCCGGCGAGGGCGGTGCCGCCGTCATCGTGGCGAGTGAGGCTGCAGTCCGGCGCCTCGGCGGCAGACCCGTTCAACTACGGGGCATTTCGGCGGGCACCCGCCGCTTCGGCTCCTTCGAGGTGTTCGGTCCGTCGATACAGGGCGAGGGAACCCCTTCGAGCGTAAGTGCGTCCACCGCTGCCGCCGCGTTCGAGCAGGCCGGACTCGGTCCGTCCGATGTGGACGTCGCGCAACTCCAGGACACGGAGAGCGGCGCCGAGATCATGCACATGGCCGAGTGCGGATTCTGCGAGCACGGCGAACAGGAGAAACTGATCGCGGCCGGCGAGACGGAGATCGGTGGCCGGATCCCCATCAACACCGACGGCGGATGCATCGCCAACGGGGAACCGATCGGCGCCTCCGGCCTCCGGCAGCTACACGAGATCGTCACGCAGTTGCGCGGGGAGGCCGGTGCCCGACAGGTTCCCGGACACCCGCGCATCGGATTCACCCATGTCTACGGTGCGCCCGGAATCAGCGCCTGCACCGTCCTGTCCGTCTGAGGAAGAGCTATGAATCAAGCAACGATGCCCGACCTGGACCAGTTCGTGGACGAAGCGCGGGCGTGGCTGAGAACCGTCGCCGAACCGCGCACCCAGATCAAGTGGGGGGTGGGATCCGACTCCGTCGCCGTCTTCGAGAATTGGACCGCGGAGCAGGAGCGCGACGAGACCGACCATATCCGGGCGTACGAGCAGACGAAGTTCGACGCCGGCTGGGGCTCGATGAATTGGCCGGACGAGTACGGTGGCCGTGGCCTGCCGATGTCCTACGTCCTTGCGTTCCGTCGGGAGGAGAACTGTTTCGACGTGCCGCGCCGGACCGAAATGTTCTCGGTGACGCAGCAACTGGTGGCCCCGGCAATCGCCCAGTGGGGAACACCGGAACAGTGCGAGCGGTATGTGCGCGCGATGCTCCGGACCGATATCATTGCCTGTCAGCTGTTTTCGGAGACCGAAGCCGGATCCGACCTTGCCGCCGTCCGGACGAGGGCAGTCGAACGGAATGGCCGCTGGACGATCACCGGGCACAAGGTGTGGACGTCCGGCGCCCGCGTCGCCGATGTGGGGGTGGCGGTGTGCCGCACCGACCCCGACGCGCCCAAACACGCAGGACTCACGGTGTTCCTGGTTCCGATGGATGCTCCCGGGGTCACCGTCCGGCCGATCCGCCAGATGACCGGGGGCAGTTCCTTCAACGAGGTCTATCTCGACGGTGTCGAACTGTCGGACGACCACCGGTTGGGTCCGGTGGGGGAGGGGTGGCCGGTCGCCTTGACGGTGCTGGCGGCAGAGCGACTCGATGCCGGGAACCTGGGTCTGGCCAACGCCGATCACGCCGTCGAACTCGCCCGTCACCTGGACCGGCAGCTGACCGAAATCGAGCGTGACAAGGTCGCGGATCTCGTGACCCGCAGCTATGTCCAGCGCGTGACCGGTATGCGGGTGGCCGCGGCAGTGGTCGCCGACAAGGACCCCGGACCCGAGGCATCGGTGGGCAAATTGCTCGCCACGGACACCATGGCGCGTACGTCGGAGGTTGTCCGGCTGTTGCTGGGGCGCGATCTGATTGCCGACTCGGGCGAGTGGGGAACGTTCGCATGGACGGAGCATGTGCTCGGCGCACCCGGGTACCGGATCGCGGGCGGCACCGACGAGATCCAGCGCAACATCCTCGCCGAGCGTGTTCTCGGTCTGCCGAGGGAGCCGCGCCGATGACGACGAACAGCACACTCGGCGTCCGGGTAGCCCAGCGCTTGCGCGAGCAGAGCCCCGGCCTCGACGTCGGCACACTCGAGCCGCTCCTCGGTGGCCATTCCGGATTGACATACAAAGTGCAGACCAGCGACGGCGACCTCGTGGTCAAGGCGGTTCCCGAGGGGCAACGCCCCATCGGGCGGCACGATATGGTGCGCCAGGCAAGAATCATGGAAACACTCGGTGCGACAGAGGTTCCCGTTCCTCGCATCGTCGCGGTCGACGAGGACGGGCCGGCGTGGTTCGCGATGGAGTGCGTGGCCGGGGAATCGCTCGAGCCGGTGCTCGATTCTCCGCCGGTCGAACCCGCTGTCGCGGCAGCGCGGATGCGCCGGGCCGCCGCGGTGCTGCCGCTGCTGCACGCGGTGCCGGTCGACACGATCCCGGCGGCCGGGGACCCGTTGTCACCCGGTGCGGAGCTGGCGCGGTGGAAACGCACCCTGGACGCCGTTCCTCCCGACCTCGTCAGCGGCGGCGACGAACTACTACGCCTCCTCGCCGCCGATCTCCCCGACGCGCTGGCACCGACGTTGGTGCACGGCGATTACCGGCTCGGCAACATCATTGCGCGTGACACCGAGCCCGCGGCTTTGATCGACTGGGAGATCTGGAGCCTGGGCGATCCGCGGGTCGAATTGGGCTGGTTCCTCGTCTTCGCCGACGGGGCGAATTTTCCCGGGGTGGGACGCGCGGTGCCGGACCTGCCGTCCGCGGACGAACTGATCGACCTCTACACCGGGGATCACCCGGCGCTGCCGGATATGAACTGGTTCAACGCGCTCGGCCGTCTGAAGATGGCGGCGATCATGGGCCACAACTTGCGCCGGCACCGTGAGGGCCGTCACCACGACCCCGACCAGGAACGGCTGCCCGACACCATCTCGCAGCTCATCCGCAGCGGAACCGCGCTACTTGCCTGATCAACCTCCGATCATCGCGTGACGCGATGACGGAACAGAGAGGACCTCACGTGGACTTCGAATACTCCGCGCGCACCGAGCAACTGCTCGAGCAGCTGCGGAACTTCATGGAAGAGCACGTCTATCCGGCCGAGGCCGTGTACGACGAGCAGATCAAGTCGAACGACAACCCACACGAGCAGCCCAAGGTCATGCTGGACCTGCAGGCGAAGGCGCGCGAGCTCGGATTGTGGAATCTCTTCATGACGCACGGCGAGTGGGGCGCCGGTCTCACCAACCTCGAGTACGCCCCGCTCGCCGAACTGGTCGGACGCTCGGTGATCGGCAACGAAGCCATCAACTGTTCGGCGCCCGACACCGGCAACATGGAGATCCTCGCCATGTACGGCACCGAGCAACAGCAGTCCCGGTGGCTCGCGCCGCTCCTCGACTGCACGATCCGGTCGGCGTTCGCCATGACGGAACCGGATGTGGCGAGCTCGGACGCCACCAATATCACGTCGACCATCCGCCGGGACGGCGACGAATACGTCCTGAACGGCCGGAAGTGGTACACCTCGGGCATTCTCGACCCCGACTGCAAGCTCGTCATCTTCATGGGCAAGTCCGATCCCGACGCTCCGACCTACCGGCAGCAGAGCATGATCCTGGTGCCCGCGGATTCTCCCGGTATCGAGGTGCTCCGCGATCTGCCCATGTTCGGGTACCGCGACCGGCTCGGTCACGGCGAGGTCCAGTTCACGGACGTCCGGGTGCCTGCCGATCACATGCTCGGCGCCGAGGGCGACGGTTTCGCGATCGCGCAGGGCAGGCTGGGGCCGGGCCGCATGCACTACGCGATGCGGGCGATCGGCATGGCCGAGCGCGCCCTCGAGCTGATGTGCCGACGAGCTCTGCAGCGCAATGCCTTCGGTGCGCCGCTCGCCGACCGCGGTGTGGTACGGGAGTGGATCGCACGCAGCCGGATGGAGATCGACCAGATCCGGCTGCTGGTTCTCCAGTCGTCGTGGCTGATGGACACCCGGGGCAACGCCGCGGCCCGGTCGGAAGTCGCCGCGATCAAGGTCGCGGCCATGGAGGTCGCTCATCGAGTGGTCGACCATGCCGTCCAGACCTACGGCGCGGCAGGGGTGAGTGACGACACGATCCTGGCCCGGCTGTATGCGATCACCCGGGCGCTGCAGATCGCCGACGGTCCGAACGAAGTCCATCTGCGCACCATCGCGCGCCTCGAACTGAAGAAGTACGCATGAATGCACCGCGAGAACTGACAGGCAAGGTCGCACTCGTCACGGGGGCCACCCGTGGGCTCGGATACGCCATCGCCAGCGGGCTGGCCGCCGCGGGGGCCACGGTGATCGTGTCGAGTCGCAAGGAGGACGCGTGCATCTCCGCGGCCCTCGCGATCACGAGGGACACCGGTGGCATCGCCGAACCGCTCGCACTGCACGTCGGGAAGTGGGACGCGATCGAACTCGCCGTCGACCACATTCTCGCGCAGTTCGGGAGCCTCGACATCGTCGTCAACAACGCCGGCATCGCACCTCTCTCGCCGAACCTCGAGTCGGTCTCCGAGTCGCTCTTCGACAAGACGATCGAGGTCAACCTCAAGGGCCCGTTCCGGCTCATGGCGGTGGCCGGTGCCAGGATGAGCGCGGCCGGGGGCGGTTCGATCATCAACATCTCGAGCATCGGGGCATTGCGGCCCAGCCCGCCGGAGGCGATGTACGCGGCATCGAAGAACGGTCTCAACGCGCTGACGATGGCCTTCGCTCAGGAATACGCGCCCCGGGTACGGGTGAACTGCATCATGCCGGGCGGATTCGCGACCGACATGGCGGCGGATTGGGACGACGAGTTCGTCGGCAAGATCATCGACCGACTCCCTGCCGGCCGCCTGGGGCACCCGGACGAAATCGCCGGTCTCGTCGTGCATCTGGCGGGCGACCGTGCCGGTTACACCACGGGTGCCGTCATCCCGGTAGACGGCGGGCGCACGGCCGTCTACTGACGCGCGCGTGCCACGAACACGAGTAGGAGCCAACCACATGCAGGTACCCGAGCTGTTCCAGCTGAGCGGTCGCGTCGCCGTCGTCACGGGTGCGTCGTCCGGACTGGGAACGGGATTCGCGCGGACACTGGCGTCGGCGGGCGCGACGGTCTTCGCGGCCGCCCGCCGTGTCGAGCGCCTCGCGGCGCTGGCCGACGAGGTCGAGGGGGTCGTCCCCGTCGAGTGCGACATCACCGTGGACGCGGATCGGCGCTCGCTGGTCGATCGGGTACTCGCGGAGGCCGGACGAATCGACGTCCTCGTCAACAACGCAGGCAGACCCGGCAGGCCGAACGCCGAGGACGAGAGCCCGGAGGAATTCTCCTCGATTCTCGACGTCAATCTGGCCGCGGGATTTCATCTCGCCACGTCCGTCGCCTCGACCACACCGGCAGGCGAGGCCGCGTCGATCATCAATATCTCCTCGGTCGTCGGGCTGGTGTCGACGGCACCCATCGGCGGGGCGAGCTATGCGGCATCGAAAGCCGGCGTGCTCGGACTGACCCGCGAACTCGCCGGGCAGTGGGGCAGGCGTGGGATCCGCGTGAACGCCATCGTGCCGGGCTGGTTCGACACGGAAATGACCGATGGATTGTTCAGCAACCAGCGCTCGGCGGACTGGGTGCGCCGCAACACGATGCTCGCCCGCGGCGGACGCCCCGGTGAAGTGGACGGGGCCGTGCTCTTCCTGGCGTCGGACGCGTCGTCGTACGTCACAGGCCAGACTCTGGTGGTCGATGGCGGCTGGACCGCCCGGTAGGCAAAGGTGACACTCATGGCAGTTCCGACGATGCGCGCAGTACGCCTGACCGGCTGGGGTGACGGTGCACGGGTTGTGCGCATCCCGGTTCCCGAACCGCGGGGGCATCAGCTGCTTCTCCGGGTCGAGGCCGCCGGGCTGTGCAGATCCGATCTGCACGTGATGGACGCACCCGCGGGAGTATTCGACTATCCCCTTCCGTTCACGCTCGGGCACGAGGTGGCGGGAACCGTCGTCGGTGCGGGCCCGTCGGCGGACAAGTCCTGGATCGGCGAGTCCGTCGTCGTCCATGGTGTCTGGTCGTGCGGGCAATGCCGCAACTGCCGCCGAAGTCGGGAGAACTATTGCTTCGAACTGAGCCCACGCGAGGACGGTCGTCTCACCGCGATCGGCAACGGCATCGGGTATGACGGCGGTCTGGCCGACACCATGATCGTTCCATCGGAGCGGTGCCTGGTCCGTACCCACGGGCTCGCTCCCGAGAGCGCCGCCCCACTCGCCGATGCCGCCCTGACGGCCTATCACGCAATCCGTACCAACCGGGACGTCGTCGACGCCGACTCCGTGTCCGTGGTGGTCGGTGTCGGGGGACTGGGCCACCTCGCGATCCAGGTTCTTCGCGCACTAGGCGCGGGAACGATCGTCGCGGTCGATCCGCGGGCAAGTTCGCGCGACCTCGCGCGTCGATTGGGGGCGGACGTGGCGGTGTCGGACATCGCGGAGGTTGCGACCTTGCGGTCCGGCGTGGCCCGGCGTCACTGCGCTGATGTGGTCTTCGATTTCGTCGGAGCGCCGGACACGATGGAATCGGCGGCACAGTTGCTCGCCCCCGGGGGCCGACTGGTCACCGTCGGCAGCGCCGGCGGTCGGCTCACGGTGGGAAAAGACGTGGGACTCGCGGCGGGGTGGCAGGTGACTGCGCCGTTCTGGGGAACTCGAGCGGACCTCGAGGCCGTGGTCGACCTCGCGAACCGGGGCCTGCTGGCCGTCGAGGCGACCGCGTACCCGTTGGACGACGTTCTCGACGTGTATTCGAAGTTGCGCCGCGGCGAGATCACCGGGAGGGCCGTCGTGATCCCGTGACGGACGAAAAGCTGGGCGCGGTGCGCGTCGTAGTCAATAATGAAACTAGTTCACTTCAATGAAAGGGTCGGCGGAATGTGGGAGCTGGCACGCGAATTCGTTGCTCGCGCAGCGAATTCTCCGGATGACATCGCAGTCGTCGATGCGACGGGGGAGCACACGGTGGCGGAGGTGGTCGCGGCGGCAACCGGGCTCGCCGCCCAACTGAACGCCGCGACGGGTGGCTCACCGACGGTGTTGGTGCAGGCCGACAACACGTGGCGCACACTCGCCGCGGCCATCGCCGTCGGACTGCGCGGCGGCCTGATCGCGGTGTTCAGCCGACATGCCACCCCGTCGGAGTTCGCCGTGGCCCTGAACGATATCGCACCCGACGTGGTGATCGCCGACCGGCAGTCGCTCTCGCACTGGGGTGTACCGGAGGACCGCTTCTGCGAGGAGGCGGCCGCGCCGGCCGGCTGGGTGATGCGCTGGTCGCGATCACCGGTCAGCGACGTCGAGCGATGGAACGGCGGGATCGCGATCGCGATGACGTCCGGGTCGACCGGACATCCCAAGTGCGTGGTGCAGTCCGAATCCGCAATCCGGTACGCCTGCCGTTGCACGGTCGAGGCGGTCGGCCTCGAACCTGGAGATCCTGTCGCGGCGTTCGTGCCACTGTCGTCGGTAGCCGCTTTCTGCTTCGGGCTCTATCTCCCCGCCATGCTGGCCGCGCCGATGGTCTGCATGGACGGCTGGAAGCCTGCGACAGCCCTCCAGATCGTCCGGGAACACCGGGTCGCGTGGACGATGCTCGTCCCGACCATGGCGCTTCAGCTGGCCGTTGCGCCGGATGCTGCGGGAGCGCTGACGTCGCTGCGCGCAATGACCGTCGGCGGTGGTCCCATGGATGCCGGCGCGCTCGGTCGCGCCGAACAGACCCTCGGCACCACGTTCCTGCGTGTGTTCGGTATGTCCGAGTGTCTCGGGCACACGACCCCGCTGCCCGCGGACGAACCGGGCGTCCGCCTGGGGCGGGACGGTCGTCCCTTCCCCGGGACCGTCGTCCGGGCGGTCGACGCACACGGCACTCCTCTGCCACCGGGCCGCGTGGGCGATGCCCAGGTCATGGGTCCCTCCCTCTTCGTCGGCTATGCACGGTCAGGGGTTCCCGCGCCCCCCGAACTCACCGCGGACGGA
This genomic interval carries:
- a CDS encoding ArnT family glycosyltransferase → MTTTLEQPKVDAAEPPPARRRWETWALAALLVGTAVAYIWGLGASGWANSFYAAAVQAGSESWEAFFFGSSDAANSITVDKPPMSLWLMALSVRVFGLSSWAMLVPQALLGVGSVALLYATVKRWFGAPAGLLAGLVLALTPIAVLMFRFNNPDALLVLLMIASVWAMLRAVEDGRTRWMVLTGVFVGLGFLTKQLQVMLVVPPLALTYLVAGPPKFGKRLAQCFAALGAMIVSAGWWLLIVELWPASSRPWIGGSQNNSILELTLGYNGLGRLNGEETGSVMPGGGSRGDAATAMGGAGEAMAGGGFPGGGAPGGGGMWGSTGITRMFESAQGGQIAWLIPAALILLVAGLALRGRAPRVDTQRASFLVWGLWLLVTGLTFSFMAGIFHAYYTVALAPAVAALVAIGSVTLWRRRDTLWVRAVLAATLLATAAMSWVLLGRSASFVPWLKWAVVVVGVVAAVAVLVPALTRGRIAAVVALAALFTGLAGPTAYAVDTIATPHTGSIVSAGPNVEGARGGPGGMGGPGGMDGAGRMGGRTDGAAVPTAPGGAVAGATDGAAAGAPDGMGGMGAMGGGAAGGLLSGSEPGAELVSLLEQDSGNYTWVAAAIGSNSASGYQLATEDPVMPIGGFNGSDPSPTLEQFQQYVADGKIHYFIAGGRGGGMGGDGTASEISTWVQENFTAVTVDGVTLYDLTS
- a CDS encoding acyl-CoA dehydrogenase family protein, producing the protein MPSPHSHPWPETEPPAMTPVAEHDDIRAVVRQLLDRHSTLEAGRLAAESEIGYSTELWSLLVEEMNVAALTVPEDRGGLGYGVVELGIVLEECGRALVCEPVLTSATLGVQALLAADRCPQVDELLGRVVQGELVATVTALSAETDFVDATRTGGRWSVSGRATNVVQGGAADIVVLLGRGDEGPGLYAVDLRTAPVRRTELPVIDPSRRQANLLFDDAAAVRLVGSGDALRAAASLRSLGVIGLACEHVGIVDRLLESTTEYTMQRHQFGRAIGSFQAVKHRLANTLVELEKARSAARYAAAVFSEDPDSAALPAAVAGAICTEAAIATALEAVQLHGGVGFTWEHAAHSYVRRALGDEPLLGDSRAHRSRVADLVGL
- a CDS encoding enoyl-CoA hydratase/isomerase family protein, coding for MVDTDHIVLEKDGDVARVWLNRPHKKNAVTVELLHRLDEIIVEVDNDPSLKVLVLRGRDGTFCSGFDLDELREKYVGSTTAMDVAVLSARVCDRLYSMNTPSVAVLEGFVTAGGFELMISCDFAIAAEDARIGDFHIRRALFGGAGPIYRLPRMIGIRKTKELMLTGKLLTGKEAEAFDLINASAPAEDLDKLLAEFIAPIVDKSPFMMKLTKMCIDRGLDADIQSLMVMEHLAVGNALQSEDAREGVNAFLEKRDPVWVGR
- a CDS encoding Zn-ribbon domain-containing OB-fold protein; translated protein: MGETHTAPALGASRCSHCSTVAFPATGLCSQCSRPAMSPFTLSTRGTVWAYTVQRFAPKSPPYVPPPNGFAPFAVGYVELPEGIKIEAVLECHDFDELDDGAPVTLIATAPVPRFATDAYLKETR
- a CDS encoding thiolase family protein — translated: MSTVSIIGAGLSKFGRQPGKSGRELALDAIASALADAGIAWTDVQVAFGGSDGSGLADTLVAELGLTGIPFTNVKNGCATGGSALVSAVNAIRAGAADIALAVGFDKHPRGAFDPAPEDWGLPLGYGEAGLMVTTQFFGIKIARYMREHAISAPTLAAVAEKAYRNGSLNPNAWRREPMSAEAIAAADMVNDPLTRYMFCSPGEGGAAVIVASEAAVRRLGGRPVQLRGISAGTRRFGSFEVFGPSIQGEGTPSSVSASTAAAAFEQAGLGPSDVDVAQLQDTESGAEIMHMAECGFCEHGEQEKLIAAGETEIGGRIPINTDGGCIANGEPIGASGLRQLHEIVTQLRGEAGARQVPGHPRIGFTHVYGAPGISACTVLSV
- a CDS encoding acyl-CoA dehydrogenase family protein; protein product: MNQATMPDLDQFVDEARAWLRTVAEPRTQIKWGVGSDSVAVFENWTAEQERDETDHIRAYEQTKFDAGWGSMNWPDEYGGRGLPMSYVLAFRREENCFDVPRRTEMFSVTQQLVAPAIAQWGTPEQCERYVRAMLRTDIIACQLFSETEAGSDLAAVRTRAVERNGRWTITGHKVWTSGARVADVGVAVCRTDPDAPKHAGLTVFLVPMDAPGVTVRPIRQMTGGSSFNEVYLDGVELSDDHRLGPVGEGWPVALTVLAAERLDAGNLGLANADHAVELARHLDRQLTEIERDKVADLVTRSYVQRVTGMRVAAAVVADKDPGPEASVGKLLATDTMARTSEVVRLLLGRDLIADSGEWGTFAWTEHVLGAPGYRIAGGTDEIQRNILAERVLGLPREPRR
- a CDS encoding phosphotransferase family protein — translated: MTTNSTLGVRVAQRLREQSPGLDVGTLEPLLGGHSGLTYKVQTSDGDLVVKAVPEGQRPIGRHDMVRQARIMETLGATEVPVPRIVAVDEDGPAWFAMECVAGESLEPVLDSPPVEPAVAAARMRRAAAVLPLLHAVPVDTIPAAGDPLSPGAELARWKRTLDAVPPDLVSGGDELLRLLAADLPDALAPTLVHGDYRLGNIIARDTEPAALIDWEIWSLGDPRVELGWFLVFADGANFPGVGRAVPDLPSADELIDLYTGDHPALPDMNWFNALGRLKMAAIMGHNLRRHREGRHHDPDQERLPDTISQLIRSGTALLA